Genomic segment of Desulfocurvibacter africanus subsp. africanus DSM 2603:
TGGATCAAACACGAGAGGACGACTTGCCGAAACCTGGGAGCTAGAGTTCATGGCGAAGAAACTGTACGTCGGCAATCTGCCTTTCTCGGCCTCTGAGGACGATATCCGGGACCTGTTCTCCACCTACGGAGAAGTGAACTCGGTTAGCCTCATCACAGATAGGGAGACCGGACGCCTGCGTGGCTTCGGCTTTGTCGAGATGGAT
This window contains:
- a CDS encoding RNA recognition motif domain-containing protein, with protein sequence MAKKLYVGNLPFSASEDDIRDLFSTYGEVNSVSLITDRETGRLRGFGFVEMDDEGAREAIQSLDGKDFQGRNLKVNEAQEKPQRSGGGGGGGGGRGPRRW